The following proteins are co-located in the Choristoneura fumiferana chromosome 23, NRCan_CFum_1, whole genome shotgun sequence genome:
- the AQP gene encoding aquaporin isoform X1 yields the protein MKFTIDVLGIFLKVVVKINKVTFAPLVVSTLFILLTSLLAHCARRLVQKLVKESFVRVLLEEAIAAAELCGCCFELIVVADNFGVGTYAIFLFALTIWWSLNWGEATACPYTHIEDIIEGKGDIRKALLKTWAELAGGLLVFKYVQMYWALEIAETHKDKAFEDCKADLQVPVLYGAVVEGIATCLCRLASKSLGVLNPRFASAIDSFIGTSLVVAGVLTRHTVFVYRYQDNLSANADLSVSIFCKVHLGKAFDYSGGYFNPVLATSLKAGCDGHTLLEHAVVYWIGACAGSILSVYVYKLPAIQKYLAPATTEVNGDSIWGDKED from the exons ataaacAAAGTAACCTTCGCCCCCTTGGTAGTGTCGACACTATTTATCCTACTCACGTCGTTGCTGGCTCACTGCGCGCGACGCCTGGTGCAGAAGCTAGTCAAGGAGTCCTTCGTGCGAGTGCTGCTGGAAGAGGCGATCGCCGCTGCCGAACTATGCGGGTGCTGCTTCGAACTGATTGTTG ttgCGGACAATTTTGGCGTAGGCACGTATGCTATATTCCTGTTCGCACTCACGATCTGGTGGTCGCTTAACTGGGGGGAGGCCACCGCGTGCCCCTACACCCACATTGAGGATATTATTGAAG GCAAGGGTGACATCCGGAAGGCGTTACTGAAGACCTGGGCAGAGCTCGCCGGTGGATTGCTGGTCTTTAAGTACGTCCAGATGTACTGGGCTCTCGAGATCGCAGAAACACATAAGGACAAGGCTTTTGAGGACTGCAAGGCTGATTTACAG GTGCCAGTTCTCTATGGAGCAGTGGTGGAGGGCATAGCCACCTGCCTCTGTCGCCTCGCCTCCAAGAGTCTCGGGGTCCTCAACCCTCGATTCGCGTCCGCCATTGACTCCTTCATCGGAACCTCACTCGTCGTTGCCG GTGTCCTGACTAGGCACACGGTATTCGTCTACCGCTATCAGGACAATTTAAGTGCCAATGCGGACCTAAGCGTGTCCATCTTTTGCAAAGTGCATTTAGGAAAAG CCTTCGACTACTCCGGAGGTTACTTCAACCCGGTTCTTGCCACATCTTTGAAGGCTGGCTGCGACGGTCACACGCTGCTCGAGCACGCCGTGGTCTACTGGATCGGCGCCTGCGCCGGCTCTATCCTCTCTGTCTACGTCTACAAGCTCCCAGCCATCCAGAAATACCTCGCTCCAGCCACCACTGAAGTCAACGGCGACAGTATTTGGGGTGACAAGGAGGATTAA
- the AQP gene encoding aquaporin isoform X2, with amino-acid sequence MKFTIDVLGIFLKVVVKINKVTFAPLVVSTLFILLTSLLAHCARRLVQKLVKESFVRVLLEEAIAAAELCGCCFELIVVADNFGVGTYAIFLFALTIWWSLNWGEATACPYTHIEDIIEGKGDIRKALLKTWAELAGGLLVFKYVQMYWALEIAETHKDKAFEDCKADLQVPVLYGAVVEGIATCLCRLASKSLGVLNPRFASAIDSFIGTSLVVAAFDYSGGYFNPVLATSLKAGCDGHTLLEHAVVYWIGACAGSILSVYVYKLPAIQKYLAPATTEVNGDSIWGDKED; translated from the exons ataaacAAAGTAACCTTCGCCCCCTTGGTAGTGTCGACACTATTTATCCTACTCACGTCGTTGCTGGCTCACTGCGCGCGACGCCTGGTGCAGAAGCTAGTCAAGGAGTCCTTCGTGCGAGTGCTGCTGGAAGAGGCGATCGCCGCTGCCGAACTATGCGGGTGCTGCTTCGAACTGATTGTTG ttgCGGACAATTTTGGCGTAGGCACGTATGCTATATTCCTGTTCGCACTCACGATCTGGTGGTCGCTTAACTGGGGGGAGGCCACCGCGTGCCCCTACACCCACATTGAGGATATTATTGAAG GCAAGGGTGACATCCGGAAGGCGTTACTGAAGACCTGGGCAGAGCTCGCCGGTGGATTGCTGGTCTTTAAGTACGTCCAGATGTACTGGGCTCTCGAGATCGCAGAAACACATAAGGACAAGGCTTTTGAGGACTGCAAGGCTGATTTACAG GTGCCAGTTCTCTATGGAGCAGTGGTGGAGGGCATAGCCACCTGCCTCTGTCGCCTCGCCTCCAAGAGTCTCGGGGTCCTCAACCCTCGATTCGCGTCCGCCATTGACTCCTTCATCGGAACCTCACTCGTCGTTGCCG CCTTCGACTACTCCGGAGGTTACTTCAACCCGGTTCTTGCCACATCTTTGAAGGCTGGCTGCGACGGTCACACGCTGCTCGAGCACGCCGTGGTCTACTGGATCGGCGCCTGCGCCGGCTCTATCCTCTCTGTCTACGTCTACAAGCTCCCAGCCATCCAGAAATACCTCGCTCCAGCCACCACTGAAGTCAACGGCGACAGTATTTGGGGTGACAAGGAGGATTAA